The sequence CAGGCGCCAGCTGCGGTGGACCGGGATCCAGTGGCGGTCGGCGGCCTCGAGGGCCAGCTGGGCCGTGCGGATCGCGCGCTTCTGCAGGGACGTGTGGACCACGTCCGGGAGGAGGTCGGCGTCCTTCAGAAGCTCGCCACCGCGGACTGCCTCCTTCTCGCCCTTCTCGTTGAGGTTGACGTCCACCCAGCCGGTGAACAGGTTCTTCGCGTTCCACTCGCTCTCGCCGTGGCGGAGGAGGATCAGCTTGTACGGTGCGTCGGCCATGGGAAAGAGCGTAATCCACGCGTTCGGGGCACCGCCCTGCCCGGCCGATGGGTGGACGGTTGACGGAGTCTGTTAATTGAGTGGCCACCGACAGCCCCATCTCTGTAAGTTGTGCATACCGCTTGCACCGCTTACATCGCCCGAGCCGGGCGTCGTCCATCCATGGGGGTCTCCTGTCATGTCCGCCGCCCGTCTCAGACGAGCCGCCCGGGAAACCGTCGCCGGGCTCCCCCGTGAGTTCTGGTGGCTGTGGACCAGCACCCTGGTCAACCGGCTCGGCGCCTTCGTGGCCACCTTCATGGCCCTCTATCTGACGCTCGACCGCGGCTACTCCGCCTCCTACGCCGGCCTCGTCGCCTCGCTGCACGGGCTCGGCGGCGTCGTTTCCTCGCTGGGCGGCGGGGTGATGGCCGACCGGCTCGGACGGCGGCCGACCCTGCTCATCGCCCAGTCCGCCACCGCCGCCTCGGTCGCGCTGCTCGGCTTCATGACGAACCCCGTCACCATCGCCGCCGTCGCCTTCCTCGTCGGCATGGCCTCCAACGCCTCCCGGCCGGCCGTACAGGCGATGATGGCCGACATCGTCCGGCCCGAGGACCGGGTACGGGCCTTCTCGCTCAACTACTGGGCCATCAACCTCGGTTTCGCCGTCTCCTCCATGGCCGCCGGGTTCATCGCCGAGGTCAGCTATCGCGCCGGGTTCCTGATCGAGGCCGGGATGACTCTGGTCTGCGAGCTCGTCGTCTTCCTCAAGGTCCCCGAGTCCCGGCCGGCGGTCCCGGACGCGGCCAAGGGCGCCGGCGACGCGGTCAGCCTCGGGGCCGTGCTGCGCGACGGGCGGTACATGGCCGTCGTCGGGTTGTCCTTCCTGGTCGCCCTGGTCTTCCAGCAGGGTTCCGTCGGACTGCCGGTGGCCATGGGCCGGGCCGGGTTCTCGCCCGCCGACTACGGCCTCGCCATCGCGGTCAACGGCATCCTGATCGTCGCCCTGCAGATCCCGGTCACCCGGTTCATCGAGCACCGCGATCCGCGCACCCTCCTGGTCGTCTCATCGCTGCTCGCCGGGTACGGCTTCGGGCTTACCGCCTTCGCCGGATCGGTCGGCGTCTTCATGGTCACCGTCTGCGTGTGGACCCTCGCCGAGATCGTCAACGCGCCGACCCAGACCGGGCTCGTCGTCCGCCTGTCCCCGGTCCACGGGCGCGGCCGCTACCAGGGCGTGTACACCCTGTCGTGGTCCGTCGCCGCGCTGGTGGCCCCGCTGATGTCCGGCGCGGTCATCGACCGGCTGGGCGCGCAGTGGCTGTGGGGCATGTGTGCCGTGATCGGGACGGTCGCCGGGCTCGGGTACGGGCTGCTCATGCGGGGGCTGTCGAAGCAGACGCCGACGGTGCCCGTTCCGGCGGTGGGCACCGAGGCGGAGGCCCGTGCCGCCTGAGCGGTGGGGGCGGGCAGGAGAAATGTCACCCCCGCACATGGCCGAGCCCCCTGCCCCGGAATTCTCCGCGGGCAGGGGGCTCGGTGCAGCGATCGGAGTGATCAGCGATCGGAGTGATCAGAGATCAGAGCGATCAGCGATCGGCGATCAGAGCGATCAGAGGGAGGCGCTGAAGCCGACGTGGCCGTACTGGCCGAGGAGGCCCTGGGCCTCGCCCGTGACGCCGTTGAGCTGGGACAGCAGGTCGGCGCTGCTGAGCGTCGTGGCGCCGAGGGTGAGGCTGGCCTCAGGGCTCAAGCCGCCGGAGACGTTGTCGAGTTCGGCGTCGGAGATCTCGACGGTCTGAACCTGGTGAGCGGAGTTCATGGGGAGACTGCCCTTCGCATGGTGATCCACAAGGGGGAGCGGCCTCGCTGGGGACAGACGGAGGGCCGCAGCCACGGGCCTGCGCCATCCTTTTCAGGACACCTTGGCGCGATCCCGGCGGCGCGAGCGATCAAACCACGGAGCGCGCCGGGCATCCAGTCAACCGGCCTCCGCATCCGGTCAGTTGGCTGGGCCGGGTGACTCATCCGTGCGGACGTGGTCACGTAT comes from Streptomyces sp. FXJ1.172 and encodes:
- a CDS encoding MDR family MFS transporter, whose amino-acid sequence is MSAARLRRAARETVAGLPREFWWLWTSTLVNRLGAFVATFMALYLTLDRGYSASYAGLVASLHGLGGVVSSLGGGVMADRLGRRPTLLIAQSATAASVALLGFMTNPVTIAAVAFLVGMASNASRPAVQAMMADIVRPEDRVRAFSLNYWAINLGFAVSSMAAGFIAEVSYRAGFLIEAGMTLVCELVVFLKVPESRPAVPDAAKGAGDAVSLGAVLRDGRYMAVVGLSFLVALVFQQGSVGLPVAMGRAGFSPADYGLAIAVNGILIVALQIPVTRFIEHRDPRTLLVVSSLLAGYGFGLTAFAGSVGVFMVTVCVWTLAEIVNAPTQTGLVVRLSPVHGRGRYQGVYTLSWSVAALVAPLMSGAVIDRLGAQWLWGMCAVIGTVAGLGYGLLMRGLSKQTPTVPVPAVGTEAEARAA